The DNA segment TAAACATCGGATTGCGCTCTTGGGTAATATCGATGTCTGTTTCAGGCACGATGGCGGTATTGCCCCCGGCAAACGCATTTGGCTGGCTCACGTTAAACGATTCACCAATGGTCACGGTTAAGTTGCCATGGCTTACGGCAGCACGGCCTATTTGAACACCTTGCCCCACCACTACAGTGCCAGTTCGAGTGTTAAATACCACGCGCGCACGCTGGCGACCAATATCGACTTTCATCTCTTCAAGCATCGACATGAAAACGACACGCTGCTCGAGATCTTCTGGCGCTTGTAGCTCAATGCGACCATGGCTAACGGCAACTGCAGTATCAGGGCCAAACATCTCATCAACGGTGCGAGAAATGTTTCTTGCCGTGGTGAAGTTAGGTTGTAGTAGATTGAGAGTGACGATTGGCTTGGATACAAAATCCGATGGGATCTCACGCTCAATGATGGCGCCTGAAGGAATGCGGCCACTGGTTGGCACATTAACTGTGATACTCGAACCCGTGCGGCCTTCGGCTTTAATACCACCCACCACTAAGTTGCCTTGTCCGACCGCATAGACCTGACCGTCAATCGCACGCAGTGGTGTCATCAACAGCGAGCCGCCACGCAGACTTTTCGCGTCACCAATCGAAGACACGGTAATGTCGATAGTCTGGCCTTTGCCAGCCATAGGTGGAATAGAAGCGTGAACACTTACCGCTGCCACGTTACGCAGCTTCGGGTCGATATTGTCATCCAGCTGCAAGCCAAACTGGCGCAACATATTGGTGACCGACTGACTGGTAAACTTCACTTGGTTACGGTCACCGGTGCCATCCAAACCAACCACTAGGCCGTAGCCTACCAGTTGGTTCTCACGCAGCCCTTGAATATCCACCAAATCAATCAAGTGACGTTCACTTGCTGAAAATGACTCGTTCGCTTTCACTTGTTGAGTGAAGATGATAAATACAGTGACAAGAAAGAGGCTTAGTACAGCCATAATTTTATTAATCATTGTGGCCTCTTACAGTGGAAAGAGTGGGTTAACAAACAACTTAGTCAACCAACCCGCTTCGTTAGCATCGGCTAAGATGCCACTTTGTGAATAGGTAATGCGCGCATCACCCACTCGCTGAGAGGAAATTTCGTTGCCGTTATTGATGTCATCGACACGCACCAAGCCATTAAGACGAATGAACTCATCGCCTTGATTCAAGCGCAGCCACTTCTCACCTTTGATTCTCAAGACACCGTTCGGTAGCACTTCATGAACCATGACCGTAATCGAACCACTCAAAGAGTTGCGCTGAGAGCTGGCAGAGCCACCGTTGAAGTCGCGGTCGCCCGACAGATTACCAGAGCCACTCCCTGCGCGACTTCCAGTGTCATAACCACCCGAGATCCCCGCTGAAGAGCTCTTACCGAAGTTGGTGTTCGCTTGCTTACTTGAGCGCGTATCTTCATCGAGTGATACCGTCAAGATATCCCCCACGCGATAAGCTCGTCGGTCTTGGAACAGCGTCCAGATATAGTCATCACGATAAACTGAGCCTGAGCTTGCTGCTGGCAGAGAATAGTCTAGAGCCGGTGGTGCATAGACATCGTCATCGGGTGCTGGTCGGTCTTCAATCAGCGGCGTACTGTTCGAGACACAGCCTGCTAACACGAAAACACTACACAACAGTGTTAGCCATCTTTGCATGAGTGCTACCTTCCTAGTGCTTAGAGAACTTGGTTAACGTACTGAAGCATTTCATCCGAAGACGATAGCGCTTTTGCGTTCATTTCATAGCCGCGCTGAGTGGTGATCATATCCACCATCTCTTCCACAACCTGAACGTTTGAGCCTTCAAGAACGCCCTGCTTTAGCTGACCAAATGCACCCTCACCTGCGATACCATCAATAGGCTCACCACTTGATGCCGTTTGGCGGTACATATTGCCACCCAGCGCTTCAAGGCCGGCTGGATTAATAAAGTTAGCCAGTGTAATTTGGCCAATATCAACCGGAATATCGTTGTTGGCCACTTTCGCAGTCACTGTGCCGTCGTTACCAATCGTGATGGTTTCTGCGTCATCGGGTACCTGAATGTTCTGCGCAAGCGGTAGGCCTTGTGCCGTCACCACCATGCCTTCTGAGTTCAAATGGAACTGACCGTTACGTGTGTAAGCAAGCTCACCATCGGCTGTCTCAAGCTCAAAGAAGCCTTGACCATCAATAGCGACATCGAGACTTTGGTTTGTGGTTTGGTACATACCTTCAGTGAAGACTTTTTGCGTACCAACAACACGCACACCCGAGCCCAACTGAATACCACTTGGCAGTTCGTTCACTTCATCAACCATCGCGCCAGGCTGGCGTTGGATCTGATAGAACAAGTCTTCAAATGCCACGCGGTCGCGCTTGTAGCCAACAGTGTTTACGTTAGCCAGGTTGTTGGAAATGGTCGCCATTTTTGCATCTTGAGCGGCAAGACCGGTTTTACTAATCCATAGTGCTGCGTTCATTTATCTTTCCTCTACGCGCGAAGCAGGCGATTACCTGCCTCAGCAATTTTTTCTGCGGTTTGCATCATTTTCAGTTGCATTTCAAAGTTGCGGCTAAGCTGCATTGACGCCACCATCTCCTCGACAGCAACAACATTACTCTGCTCTAAAAAGCCAGAAACCATCATTACTTCACCATCTTCCGCTGGTGCAAACGGCTCTTGACTACCGAACAGACCCGTTTCGAGTTTCTGAAGCTCAGCAACGTCAGGGTTCACCAGTTTCACCTGGCCGATATCAATCGCGATCTCTTCACCCTCCGGCACAATGCTGATGGTGCCGTTATCGCCAAACTCAATTGAACTGAATAGCGGGACGTTAATAGGGGCGTCATCATTGCCAAGCAGCGGCATATCATTAATTGATAGGTCACCCTCTGGGTCGCGTTCTACATTACCCGCGCGGGTATAGACTTGCTCACCGTCAGGTGTCTGCACAGCAAAAAAACCGTCACCACGAATCGCTAAATCAAGCGATCGGTCGGTTTGTTGCAGCGCTGCTGGGTCGAAGCGAGTACCGCTGGTTTGTGGCTGCACGAGCGCACGAGTGTCATACGCGGCACCTTGTACGGCGTAAGACTGAGCACGCTCCATATCTGCACGAAAGCCATGCGTATTGATGTTCGCAAGGTTGTTAGTCGTGATTTGCTGCGCGGTAAACACCCGTGAGGCACCCGATGCAGCGGTATAAACCATCTTATCCATCTAGCGTGCGCCTACAGGTTGAAGAGTACTTGAGTCAGCGTTTGCTGAGTTGATAGAGACTGTGCGTTTGCTTGATAGTTGCGCTGCGCTGTCATCAAGCCCACTAGCTCACCAGTTAGGTCAACGTTTGACTCTTCAAGGTAGCCTGCACTCAATGCACCAAGTGTACCTGTACCAGGGGCTCCAACTAGAGGTTGGCCCGATGCTTGAGTCGCACTCCATGCTGTGTTTCCTACTTGAACCAAACCACCGCTATTTGGGAAATCAGCGAGTACTACCTGGCCCTGCATCATTCGCTCACCATTGCTGTAGTTTGCAAATAGGAAGCCGTCTTCATCGATGGTGACACCTGTCAACTCACCCGCAGTGTGGCCATCTGAACGGTTAGTAGAAACCGCAAAGTCGCTGCCGTATTGGGTTGTGCCACTCATCGCAATATCAAATTCCATTGCAGAGGCACCATTTTCTGGGTTGAAGCTAATACCAACATTACCTGTTGGAGCCGTTAGATTACCCTCTGTGTCAAAGGTCATCGTTGTGGTTTCATCCAGAACGTCACCGTTCATGGTGTAGTGTACTTCCCACTCGTTCTCATCGGTTTTCACAAAGTACTGAGTCAGCGTGTGCTCATTACCTAGAGAGTCATAAACGGTCGTCGTGTAAGACGAGTTGTAGCTGTCGTTGTTTTCAGGATCAAACTCATTCTCGTCCGTATCAATCACTGACGCGCCAGCATCAAGGTTGGCGGCAAAATCGACTTTGTCAGTCGCTTTGGCTGGAACAGAGCCTGTCTTCACTTGCAGATCAGACACCACACCTGTCATCACATTACCATTAGCATCAACGTTGTAGCCTTGTAGACGATCACCATTGTTGTTCACAATGAAGTTGTCTTTATCTTGATGGAACATACCCGCACGCGTGTATGACGTCGTACCGTCTGAACCTTCTAGAACAAAGAAACCATTGCCACCAATTGCTAAGTCCATAGAGCGACCTGTCATGACCATGTTTGCGCCATTAAAGCTTTGTGATACCGTCGACATTTCAACACCACCACCCATGCCGCCATTCATTACGGCTGCAAACTCGGCGCGTGAAGACTTGTAACCCACCGTTGAAACGTTGGCGATGTTGTTACTGATTGTGTTTAGCTCTTGAGAAGTGGAATTTAGACCACTCATTGCAATGTTGAAGCTCATTCTATTGATTCCTAAATATCTAATTTCATGTCTATAACTCGCATAAAGCCCTATGGCTTACTTTCTCGCGAGACGACTCATAAACGGAGAAACAGATGGCGTGTCATCACTAACCTCAAGATCGCCATACTGAGTAACTTGGAAAAACGGCACGTAACCAACACCAGAGATAAGAAACTCCGGTGAACCACCACCTGGTGGGATACGCATTTTTTCGATAACGCCA comes from the Vibrio astriarenae genome and includes:
- a CDS encoding flagellar basal body P-ring protein FlgI produces the protein MAVLSLFLVTVFIIFTQQVKANESFSASERHLIDLVDIQGLRENQLVGYGLVVGLDGTGDRNQVKFTSQSVTNMLRQFGLQLDDNIDPKLRNVAAVSVHASIPPMAGKGQTIDITVSSIGDAKSLRGGSLLMTPLRAIDGQVYAVGQGNLVVGGIKAEGRTGSSITVNVPTSGRIPSGAIIEREIPSDFVSKPIVTLNLLQPNFTTARNISRTVDEMFGPDTAVAVSHGRIELQAPEDLEQRVVFMSMLEEMKVDIGRQRARVVFNTRTGTVVVGQGVQIGRAAVSHGNLTVTIGESFNVSQPNAFAGGNTAIVPETDIDITQERNPMFIWPEGVELETIVNAVNSLGASPDDVMAILQALNTAGALNAELVVI
- the flgH gene encoding flagellar basal body L-ring protein FlgH, producing MQRWLTLLCSVFVLAGCVSNSTPLIEDRPAPDDDVYAPPALDYSLPAASSGSVYRDDYIWTLFQDRRAYRVGDILTVSLDEDTRSSKQANTNFGKSSSAGISGGYDTGSRAGSGSGNLSGDRDFNGGSASSQRNSLSGSITVMVHEVLPNGVLRIKGEKWLRLNQGDEFIRLNGLVRVDDINNGNEISSQRVGDARITYSQSGILADANEAGWLTKLFVNPLFPL
- the flgG gene encoding flagellar basal-body rod protein FlgG, whose protein sequence is MNAALWISKTGLAAQDAKMATISNNLANVNTVGYKRDRVAFEDLFYQIQRQPGAMVDEVNELPSGIQLGSGVRVVGTQKVFTEGMYQTTNQSLDVAIDGQGFFELETADGELAYTRNGQFHLNSEGMVVTAQGLPLAQNIQVPDDAETITIGNDGTVTAKVANNDIPVDIGQITLANFINPAGLEALGGNMYRQTASSGEPIDGIAGEGAFGQLKQGVLEGSNVQVVEEMVDMITTQRGYEMNAKALSSSDEMLQYVNQVL
- a CDS encoding flagellar basal body rod protein FlgF; the protein is MDKMVYTAASGASRVFTAQQITTNNLANINTHGFRADMERAQSYAVQGAAYDTRALVQPQTSGTRFDPAALQQTDRSLDLAIRGDGFFAVQTPDGEQVYTRAGNVERDPEGDLSINDMPLLGNDDAPINVPLFSSIEFGDNGTISIVPEGEEIAIDIGQVKLVNPDVAELQKLETGLFGSQEPFAPAEDGEVMMVSGFLEQSNVVAVEEMVASMQLSRNFEMQLKMMQTAEKIAEAGNRLLRA
- the flgE gene encoding flagellar hook protein FlgE, encoding MSFNIAMSGLNSTSQELNTISNNIANVSTVGYKSSRAEFAAVMNGGMGGGVEMSTVSQSFNGANMVMTGRSMDLAIGGNGFFVLEGSDGTTSYTRAGMFHQDKDNFIVNNNGDRLQGYNVDANGNVMTGVVSDLQVKTGSVPAKATDKVDFAANLDAGASVIDTDENEFDPENNDSYNSSYTTTVYDSLGNEHTLTQYFVKTDENEWEVHYTMNGDVLDETTTMTFDTEGNLTAPTGNVGISFNPENGASAMEFDIAMSGTTQYGSDFAVSTNRSDGHTAGELTGVTIDEDGFLFANYSNGERMMQGQVVLADFPNSGGLVQVGNTAWSATQASGQPLVGAPGTGTLGALSAGYLEESNVDLTGELVGLMTAQRNYQANAQSLSTQQTLTQVLFNL